Genomic window (Manduca sexta isolate Smith_Timp_Sample1 chromosome 26, JHU_Msex_v1.0, whole genome shotgun sequence):
caaataaaatataaatgattaccTATGTTCGTGATTATATAGTTATAAGTACCATGTTTGATAAATTAGAGATGCGTTGTAACAATTTCGCTTGTGCTAATAAAACTTTTCTTTTCTTACAGAGGCTGTCACTGCACATCGCAGTGGTCCTCCTGTCGGTGTACCACACCTGCAGGGCCGACAGAGAAGTGAGGGCAATCCTCTCGGACTCTAGTCAAAATTATGCCGTCCTTGGAGCCCCCATAAGCGCGGACCTCAACGAGGACGGGTACTTCTACCCGAAACCGGATATACCGTTCCCGCCGCCTCCACCGCCGTCGCGGCCAACGCCGCCTCCCCCTCCGCCGCCGACACGGCCAccgccgccaccgccaccgCCACCAACCCGGCCACCGCCGCCACCGCCACCAACCCGGCCACCGCCACCACCGCCTCCGCCACCAACCCGGCCACCGCCGCCACCGCCACCACCGCCAACAAGGCCGCCAGCACCACCTCAGACAACTGGCTACGTATACGAAACCCCAAAGATACCGTTTGAGCTACCGACTAGGCCGCCACCGCCACCGCCGTCGCCGAGACCGACACTCCCTCCCACTCCACCTCCGACACGACCACCACCTTCGTCTCTACCGCCGATATACATACCTTCAACTAGGTAGGAAAATAAGCTTTATCCTCAAACACTTtagccataataataataaaattgctgaaatatttataatattacaattcaaCATTGTTATGAATCTTGGCTTACCTATCATAAAATGCGAATAGCGATATCTTAGCTCCTAGTTATAACCTACGGTGGTTGAATTATTTTAAGCCACGAACTTGTGTCATGACTAGTTAATAATGCACTTGTGAAGTATGTCAAAATAAGAAattgtgaatttattaaattatgtgaaaCTATAAAAACACTAAACGAATTAAATGTATCAATTGCAGAAGACCAGTCCCGCCGCCGGTATCCACGCTGCCACCTCGGCCACCAACGTTTATCACACAACAGCCTTCCACCATAGGCTATGTGTACACAACGCCTAGAGTACCGTTCCCTCCATCGACAACGAGGGTACCTCCAccaccgccaccgccgccgccaaCGCGACTGCCACCACCACCTCCACCGCCACCAACGCGACCCCCACCACCACCGCCGCCACCACCGACATTCCGTCCCGTTACAAGGTAAATAAAGGTTCAATaagtaattttcaatatatttttttatcactgaaGACTTTAATAGAATGAGTGAGGTTAACttagacaatattttataaatttaaggaagatattgtaactttgactttgcggatgaccaacacctcagtcccccccgtgaccacgaaggctgcaaagtcttcgaaacgccgcgccggaagaaaattaaaatattaaacccgtgataaaattcgaaaaatagttttattttaatgttgtataatacttttaaattaatgtaaggACTGATCTGatcaatgtaataaattttgaatattttccaGGCCACCACCAACGCGCCCTCCGCCACCACCAACCCCTGCGCCGACCAGACCACCCACATATAGCACAATTATAGACAACTTTAGAACAACTGGCTACACGTACCCTACTCCCAACATTCCATTCACACTCCCTACTCGGCCGCCTCCATCGCCTTCTACTACGAGAGCTCCGCctccgccaccgccgccgccaaGTACTCCTAAGCCGTTCCCACCAGTTACCTATCTACCTCCGACTAAAGCAACTCCCGCACCTTTCCCCTCATCTACGTACTTCCCATCTACTAGAATACCATCTCCCTCTACCTCTAGACCATTTATAACATACCAGCCAACAACAAGACGTCCGCCATCACCAACGCCGCCACCGACTTACCTCCCTCCAACCACCAGAAGGCCACCATCGCCTTTGCCATCTCCATCTACTCCTAGACCTTTTGTGACATACCAACCAACAACAAGACGTCCGCCTTCTCCAACACCGCCACCGACTTACCTCCCCCCTACTACGAGAAGGCCATCATCGCCTTTCCCTTCTCCATTCCCATCGCCTTCTACTCCTAGACCAATTGTGACGTATCAACCAACGACAAGGCGGCCGTCACCTACTCCTCCATCAACTTACCTGCCCCCAACTACAAGAAGGCCGTCGCCACCTCCGACTCCACCGCCAACCTATCTTCCCCCTACTAGGCCACCACCCCCACCTTCAACTACAAGAGCGCCACCACCACCCCCGCCAACCAGGCCACCTACACCGCCACCGACTCGCCCTCCTCCTCCACCAACTTTCTCCACTATAATCCCTGCAGAAAGGACCACTGGCTACGATTATCCTAAGCCTAAGGTGCCTTTCCCTTTCCCAACCACGCAGAAAGTCTATACGATTCCACCCACAACACCAAAGCCCCAGACAGCTCCTCCTACTTACTTACCGCCAGTAAGTACGCAGAGGACGCCACCACCTTCTTCTTACTTCCCCTTTATACCGTCTTCCACTCCAGCACCGACCAGGCGTCCCATATACGTAGCGCCTCAAACTACTCGGCAGCCCGTCTTCAGTCAGACTCAGCCGCCGATCGTCATCGCACCGAAGCCGACGACAGCCCGACCTTACTCTCCACCGGCGTACATCCCCCCTGTGACAACGCCGAGACCGATCTACGTACCGTCTGTTACCACCCCTAGGCCAGTTTACACGATCCAACCTTCGCAGCCTACAGTCTATATTACGACGAGGCAGCCATACACACCGGCGCCTTCTCTACCAACATTCTTAATCCCTCAGACGACTAAGCGACCAGTGTACATTCCTCCTCAAACGACGGAAAGGCCGTATTCTCCCCAGCCCTCTCAACCGCCAGTATATACCGTGTCGACCACTAAACGCCCTTATATTTACGTGCCTCAAGTGCCATCCAAGACCCCAGCTCCGTACACAACACGACCGCCCTTCGTTAAAGACGAAGGTTACTTCTACGATAAACCAGCTGTtccatttgtattttaattctaGCTTAAATGTCGGTTGCGCCAACTTTTCGTGTCACCTGTAGAaatgcatttatatattttttattttatttgataaataggaatttattataaaggcattacctatgtattttaaaatgtatttatataaacacaGCATTACAAGTAAacgcatacataatatttataatattatttttaactattaatcatgattattaatttatttttgtatcacatTTGTTCAAATGTGATACAAAACATTgagtcattatttattattaaaagtgttcacttttaataataaataatgactcaatgtttataataaaatgatatttattgtaatcgtttaattaataaactatttcttaattcaaaattggTTGCAACCGAAAGTATAAACGGTATATATTCTAGTTGCCATAAAATTGTGATACCAAACTATTGTACTAAACGTATAACAGGGTTTTACAATGTACTACGTTTGGaatgtacttacttatataagCGTTCCACCATTTTGTGGTTACCGATGCActagtgttaattattttagagaAACTTAACTTTAATACTCAAAAAACGCAAGACGTGGAATCAACACTGCCTTTGACTAATGTTACGGTAtaagaatgtaaaatatttttataaaaataaaaaaaatatattaaacataaacgtgtttatatttttgattattttcccAGATTGCTAATTATGTCGAGCACGTCCCGAAGTTGCAAAAAAatgcaaatcaaattaaaataaatttattaattaaattacaattaaaacttaTGTGGCTAATGGTCGATGTATGAACCAGAAGTGGCGGCGGTCCGTTGGGCCACCGCGGAGGTGCTTGCAGTTGATGACACGAGGCGGTGCGTCGGCGACTCGTGGCTGGTGCACGTTGTGCTGTATCGGCGTTCTTGTCGGTTGCTAACACGATGTTGCAATAATTGAAGTTAGGGCGCGTCTGCAACCCCTATGGGTTACCAATATGTAACATgcttgtaaacaataaaaaactgaTAACTTTACACTAGTTATTACGTACTTATTATACTACATATAgacagtcctggatttgtaaatatgcCGTATATGCCGCGGCCTATGGATGGCAGCTTCTTGGGGGCGGCAGATtgcagaggacgctcactcgatttaattatacattcgtttatttaactttagtgcctttcATAATagaaacaaatggaaaattattaagtattttagaaacctacatgcaaacatacatatacttagtctggccataaatactgttacacttaattataaaaaaatattacatttgaatttcgaatctgtcatttttatacgattgttcattgtgttttctcattttggcgccaatacattgtaaaatattttgcgatattaaaatggtgtggggtgataaagagaaccgaatcgctgtgatagcattacacaaagtaggtatggagccaaatgcaatttttaaaactctccatacacttggtattagtaaaatgtttgtgtaccgggctattaataggtacaatgagacctcctctgtttgtgacagaaaaagatctggccgtccacgtagtgttcgtacgaaaaaggtggtcaaagcagtaagggaaagaattcgaagaaatcctgtccgaaagcaaaagattttatctcgggaaatgaagatagcacctagaaccatgtcgcgtattttaaaagatgacttaggacttgcagcctataagagacgcactggccatttcttaactgataatttaaagaagaatagggtggtaaaatcgaaacaactactgaagcggtacgcaaagggaggtcacagaaaaattttgtttacggataagaaaatttttacaattgagcaacattttaacaaacaaaatgaccgtatttatgctcaaagctctaaggaagcttcccaattagtcgacagagtgcaacgtggacattatccgacttcagtgatggtttggtggggtgttagctatgaaggagtgactgagccatatttttgtgaaaaaggtatcaaaacatcggcacaagtgtatcaagataccattcttgagaaggtagttaagccccttaacatcaccatgttcaataaccaagtatggtccttccagcaagactcggcgccgggtcataaagctcggtccacgcagtcttggttggaatcgaacgtttcggacttcatcagagctgaagactggccgtcgtctagtcccgatcttaatccgctggattatgatttgtggtcagttttagagagtacagcttgctctaaacgccatgataatttgagtccctaaaacaatctatacgattggcagtgaagaattttcccatggaaagagtgcgtgcttctattgataactggcctcatcttttaaaggactgtattgcagccaatggagaccacttcgaataagctttttatatttttaattgttttatatttatgtattaaactgacacactgtaaaagtaataaatgttatttgcagttaacaattttcttttttctttattacaatatttatggcaagactaggtatacatacgtaaacctacctacatggggcggcggaaataaagtagCCTacagtcataaaaaatataaattcggcaCTACATATAGCCTTATGGCACTACCAACATAGACTTTGCCTCATAAAATGACAAAAACAGCGTTGGCAGTGATTTTAAGTTGGTGTTCAATATTGTTGTGAAGTTAAGTTCACGAAGATTAAATGCCTGAGACATGTTTAAGATATAGTATTCATCTCAGAACCAACATAATTCTATCGATAAATCTTTTACAATGAAAAATTTCAATAATCCTGGAAGGTTTATAAAGGGGAACCATTCCTGTCTTCTCTAATttcaccatatttttttttatctcatttttgCAACGTGAgtagaaatttaaaaaccagAAAAGTTCGTTTATTtgcttgaacgcgctaatcttaggaatactaaaccgatttagattttttttcactaatagctacattactcctgaccctaagtgctataagctactatTTCTCTCGGatatttatctcagaaaaacttttttggcAGGCGGAGCCGCAGAAAAAAGCTAggtcataatataaatctatacatTGGCGTTCTAAACTTGTCACGAGCGTGACTGTAACTATTGCTATCAAAGGGTGACAGAATAATTTGTAGCGGGCGGATGACATAATTATAACCTCAGAGGGTCAAAATTATACCTGTTTtacaatgttcaaataaatttttatccGTCAATTAATGTACAAGCCAGTTAATGTACtcttttgtttactatttttacgagagcttgacttttgtatttaataataataaataataatatcagccctgtattatatacttgcccactgctgagcacgggcctcctctactactgagagggattaggccttagtccaccacgctggcctagtgcggattggtagacttcacacaccttcgaaattcctatagagaacttctcagatgtgcaggtttcctcacgatgttttccttcaccgttaaagcgaacgataaattcacaaagaatacacatatgattttttagaagAAGAACTTTTGTATTTGCCGCTCTATATTCAACGATTTGCTCTAACTCATACATTGTGAAACAGGgctttactgtttttttttaattttaatctcgtaattaataacaataaatacatatgtatgttgaaaattacaacaaataacATAACTTCCGTGACATCACGCGaagaaaaagcaattttgcTAAACGGCCACCACATTTCCCGCTAATGGCATCTTAAATACCCAaggtattgttttatgtattttctcaTACATTTCTTTCGTCCGCATGTTTTTATGTGTTTCCTGACAATTGTAACGACGTTCTGTTTTTTAGgtcttgaaataaatatatttgcagtGCGCTGGAGCGTGGATTACAacatttttagttatttgttcCGTGGTTACAACTGACAATGAAAGTAGAAGTTTTGCAGGACGTGTTGATTAAAATTGCCGGTATAAATCATCATCGTCACAGGCGAACACCTTTAACagctatcagtcttacttataaacttgttttagcgttaagaggtgattaagaattgattaaatagctgtcaaaaacattaccggattcctagtttaaaccttattaagtgttgtaaatatggtatatgttcttagtaattaaataaagttagtaaaaagatgttattgacatgagtgtttatttcggactaaaaagaagtaactatggcaaacaaaaatacaattagttctaaaaatagaacatatgaaaaataataagtcacgacgaaggttacaatctccaacagccgcccttaatcgcagttgtgacagaaacaaaacaaataaaataattaagtttctaaacctaagttaactacacatcgtttgtgtgctagaggtccgagggccttcgttagtacatcagcaggcatatcgttactttttatatattctaacttaacaatattattagataccttttccctaataaagtgaaacctagtatctatatgcttcgtcctgctgtggtgtacaggatttcgaacaagattaatggcactttggctgtcagaagctaagttaactgaacaaagtatacctgttatctcgtatataaaccgacgtaagtaacacgcttccttcgtggcagacgctaatgccatatattctgactcggccgaacttaacgcaacagtaggttgcttcttggattcccatgatactggacctccacttaacttgtaaacataaccggtatatgaccttctgtcgattggacagtttgcccagtctgcgtcacaaaaaccctttaaaggttctctattcttcctgtaaaccaatgaatagtttagggtaccttttaggtattgcagaatccttttagcagcattccagtgttctttagtaaaacacgtattaaattgacttaaatagctcgtggcgtaagcgatgtctggtcgtgtgtttaccgctagatacatgaggcatcctattaagttttgataaggataagactcaccgacttgaccatccattctttttccatattctttttaattaatggagtatccacggccttacaatccttcatattaattttttctaatatagaaagaatataatttcgctggttcaaccttatactctcggaatcactttcaacttgtagtcccaaataacatttcaatattccgagatcttttaatgaaaaatatttcgacaaatcattcttgacagtgtcaaatgtcaaatcagaattaaagaagactattatgtcatcaacaaagattcctaatattacaagttctttaccaaaagtttagtatacacacaaggttcggaaggagttcc
Coding sequences:
- the LOC115449620 gene encoding basic proline-rich protein; the protein is MRLSLHIAVVLLSVYHTCRADREVRAILSDSSQNYAVLGAPISADLNEDGYFYPKPDIPFPPPPPPSRPTPPPPPPPTRPPPPPPPPPTRPPPPPPPTRPPPPPPPPPTRPPPPPPPPPTRPPAPPQTTGYVYETPKIPFELPTRPPPPPPSPRPTLPPTPPPTRPPPSSLPPIYIPSTRRPVPPPVSTLPPRPPTFITQQPSTIGYVYTTPRVPFPPSTTRVPPPPPPPPPTRLPPPPPPPPTRPPPPPPPPPTFRPVTRPPPTRPPPPPTPAPTRPPTYSTIIDNFRTTGYTYPTPNIPFTLPTRPPPSPSTTRAPPPPPPPPSTPKPFPPVTYLPPTKATPAPFPSSTYFPSTRIPSPSTSRPFITYQPTTRRPPSPTPPPTYLPPTTRRPPSPLPSPSTPRPFVTYQPTTRRPPSPTPPPTYLPPTTRRPSSPFPSPFPSPSTPRPIVTYQPTTRRPSPTPPSTYLPPTTRRPSPPPTPPPTYLPPTRPPPPPSTTRAPPPPPPTRPPTPPPTRPPPPPTFSTIIPAERTTGYDYPKPKVPFPFPTTQKVYTIPPTTPKPQTAPPTYLPPVSTQRTPPPSSYFPFIPSSTPAPTRRPIYVAPQTTRQPVFSQTQPPIVIAPKPTTARPYSPPAYIPPVTTPRPIYVPSVTTPRPVYTIQPSQPTVYITTRQPYTPAPSLPTFLIPQTTKRPVYIPPQTTERPYSPQPSQPPVYTVSTTKRPYIYVPQVPSKTPAPYTTRPPFVKDEGYFYDKPAVPFVF